AGCTTcatgtatttttctaaaatatttttcctgtATTACGGCAGAggtttgtatatttttcgtcCTGAACCGAGTCCCAAACGTTACATTTCGAAGCCGCTGTTTTCCCCTTATTTATTTCTACGCCCTCTTTATAATCCATATCATAATAGCAAGATATGAAATAACAATGACTacaagtacacatacatacatatattaatataaatgatATAGCGTTAGTAAATATGATACACTTACTTTTTACCTTCCGGGCAGTCTACACAATAACCTATGGCACACCCTACACGCGACGCCTGATCGAGGGTGAGCACTTTGTAAAAAGTAGAATCATCCTTTTTCCATTTATTGAATGTAGTCGTCATTAGTGTGTCTAATGATATCCGATTTAATCCATCTTGCATTGCTGAATTGAGGCCAACTTTTTCAAAACGTGCCGTTTTATGACATTGGCTCGGCTTGCTTGGGCATAAACCAGTGTATGTACGAGCAAGGTATGCTAACTCACTGTCCCAAATGAGGTTTCGCATGCGTGTTGCTTTCACCTGACCAGCTACTTCATTACGATGCTGGTTGTGAAGCTCCAAAAACATATATCTAATTTTAAAAGTCGATGGCATATGTCGTTTAAATTTACCCAAGTTTTCctgtattataaaataaatttccctCACATAAaccatgtatatgtatgtacatacatatgtaagtaactTACAATTGCCGATGTATCA
This portion of the Bactrocera dorsalis isolate Fly_Bdor unplaced genomic scaffold, ASM2337382v1 BdCtg029, whole genome shotgun sequence genome encodes:
- the LOC105229321 gene encoding antigen 5 like allergen Cul n 1; this encodes MYVLLLHKEIISLRRLSKSVFGRFVIISMCILLKFIILYLVVLDSYSYTVAYNYFCGNDDWCEKGKHIMCDTSAIENLGKFKRHMPSTFKIRYMFLELHNQHRNEVAGQVKATRMRNLIWDSELAYLARTYTGLCPSKPSQCHKTARFEKVGLNSAMQDGLNRISLDTLMTTTFNKWKKDDSTFYKVLTLDQASRVGCAIGYCVDCPEGKNHCYFISCYYDMDYKEGVEINKGKTAASKCNVWDSVQDEKYTNLCRNTGKIF